The following proteins come from a genomic window of Dermacentor albipictus isolate Rhodes 1998 colony chromosome 8, USDA_Dalb.pri_finalv2, whole genome shotgun sequence:
- the LOC135919582 gene encoding uncharacterized protein isoform X3, which translates to MDCSQSLSETLASVRRAEEPAAVSGEPVSKGYVHSRPSQSLLLFQEDADGASPTGYTLNQACSHASGFIMVKSDHTYAGPSTEASASSLEPGTAGVAATLSASADLSPGAPFSSSPLSYEGWIPQHRSRKKLFAPETAKIVPRRNDEAHRCRNAPTRSRIKKQHITKMNKRADQHIWKSFVQPSDSQALL; encoded by the exons ATGGACTGTTCACAATCTCTGAGCGAAACTTTGGCATCAGTGCGCCGGGCTGAAGAACCAG CTGCTGTCTCCGGTGAACCTGTTTCCAAGGGGTACGTCCACAGTCGGCCGTCCCAGTCGCTGCTACTCTTCCAAGAAG ATGCAGATGGTGCCAGCCCTACTGGTTATACGCTGAACCAAGCTTGTTCCCACGCCAGTGGCTTCATAATGGTTAAGT CTGACCACACATATGCAGGACCAAGCACTGAAGCAAGCGCTTCATCTCTGGAACCTGGCACGGCAGGGGTGGCCGCAACACTGTCAGCGAGTGCTGATCTGTCACCAGGAGCTCCGTTCAGCAGTTCGCCTCTTTCTTATGAAG GCTGGATCCCCCAACACCGGAGCCGAAAGAAATTGTTCGCTCCGGAGACAGCGAAGATTGTGCCTAGGAGGAACGATGAAGCTCATAGGTGCAGAAATGCGCCGACGAGATCgcgaataaaaaaacaacacatcACGAAAATGAACAAGAGGGCTGACCAGCATATTTGGAAATCGTTCGTTCAACCCAGTGATTCGCAAGCTCTTCTATAG